The Antarcticibacterium flavum genome contains the following window.
GTCCTTCCCATAATCCATCGGCATCCCTGAATGTCTTAATACCGCTTTCGGCACTAATTCCTGCGCCGGTAAGAACAACAATCTTTGTCATTTCGAAAGAGTTTAAATGAAAACTGAAAATACAAATAATTCGCAAATTGACTGGAGGCAATATAATCTGGAAGCGCGAAAGGGAGAGAATATTGTTGTTCGGAATTGCCCAATTCACAATAAAAAAGAAGTATTAGTGCGAAAACCAAATAAATTATTAAATTTACTCCTTAACCTCCATACACCTTGTTAATATATTCGTAAAAGGGGTGCTCATTTGATTTTCTTAAAATATTTTAGTTAGGTAACTTTTAACCTACTTATTATGAGAAAATTATTTTTTGCCCTGTTTGCGATAGGACTATTGGCCGGTTGTACTGCAGAATCACTTGAAGAATATGAAAACTACAGTGTCGACAAAACAAAAATTCAGCGCCCGGGTTCCCAGGGAATCTATATGGAAGAAGTTGACAAAGACAAAATACAACGACCAGGTTCTCAAGGTAACAATTAGAACTTTTGCAAGCGCTCTGGTAGCAGTAGCGGGCTTTATGCTATTTGCAGATAAGATCCTGGAGGTAAATTTTGCTGAGACTTATGGATTTGCCGATTCTCAGACTTTTTTATGGGTCTTCACCCAGTCAATTTCCCCGTTGTTATTAATAATAGGACTAGTTTTTAAACCTTATAAGATCGCTATTACGATACCGGTATATATGTACTTTGTGCAATTATACTGGGTTTTTAACCCTGCTATAAGATTTGATGATATTCTCCTGCAAACTTATGCTATTGGAGCTGTCCTTGGGTTTATAGCGCTTGTAGTGGTAATTAACTGGTTCTTTCATAAAGCCAGTGACAAAAGACAAAGAACTATTGGTCAACTGGAGCGTGCGCTGGATCTTGACCTTATTGAGGGGATACAGGTTCTCATTCGATTTATTGTTGTAGATATTAAAAGAAAATATATCACAGAAGAAAACCGAAAAGAATATGTACGGGATTATATGGCGAAACTTGATAAAATAGACCAATGTTAAAAAAAGTCTCTGCCCTCGCTTTGTTGGAAGAATTGAAAGGAAAAGGCTTACTCGATAAGAACAGCTCCCGGGAAATCTTAAGAGATATCAAGGAGTGTCTTGATGATGAAGCAGACCGGCACGTTATGAGGAAGGTTTAAGCAGTAGACAACTATAATTAAACTGAAATCGAATTAAGCAGGGAACTTAAGGACATCAAAACATACTCACTTTGATATATTAATCCTCTGGAGATAAAAGATTTCGAGTGTGAAAAGGCTTCTATTAATTAAAGAAGATTTGGCTTGAAAAGGGAAGTAACATTTGCAATAAAAAACTTCCTTTCTCAATATTCAGGAAAACAAAAAATGCCGGAAAAATTCCGGCATTTTATATTAATATGATGTAGCGAGAACGAGATTTGAACTCGTGACCTCCGGGTTATGAATCCGACGCTCTAACCAACTGAGCTACCTCGCCATTCCTAATGCTTCGGGAAAAGTATCATACTTCTCTGTTAGCGGGTGCAAATATAAAAACTATTTGTTTTGAGGCAAACATTATTTTAGTAATTATTTCATTGTTGCAGGAGAAAAGAATCAAGATCGCTGCCGCTCCTGGAATCTAGATCTTAGACTAAAATCTTAGCATCTGAAAAGGAGTAACTTAGGTTTCGCTGCAAACCAGGAAACTTACTCAGCTAATTTAACTCTTAATCCACCCCCGGGTTGAGTTTGAATTGACCTCTTACAACAACTTCTATGACTTCCACGAATTATAATCAGACTAAAAAAATTCTAATTGTCAAGTCATAGCTGTCCGGTGAAAGAACCCGGACCGCTATGCTGCTGGATTATCGAACCTATACTAGATTCAAATCAAAGGAAAACAGAGCTATATCTAATTCTCAAAGCCTTCGATTTTCCTGAAATATTTTAGATTCAAAACACCCATCCATTTTGAGATTCATATGACCTCTGGCTATTTATGGCAAGGCTTAACGTAAATTCCCATATTATTATAGGTCACCAATAATTTCAAGTATCAAATTCCAGGTACCAAATTCAGGTTTTCCGAGGCACAAAAGTAAGAATGCTTCCGGGATCGAACTTATACTCAATTTAGCAGGGGTGCAATGAGACCAAACCGGCGGGGGAGTAATTAGCCTTTCCAGGTATCATAGAAATAGTCAAGACCCGGGATTACAGAAGCGGAGCGGTCCAGACTCTCTTTGAATTACATATTTTGTTTCCTTTTCTTTTTATGTTAGCAATTAATATTTATATTGCCCAAAATCTAACGAATAAAGTATGGAAGATAAAGTTAAGTACGAAATGGAGTTTCCTATACAAGCCTCTCCCTCCTTATTATATAATTATATTTCTACCCCTTCTGGCCTTAGTGAATGGTATGCAGATAATGTTAACTCCCGTGGGGAGCTTTTTACCTTTATCTGGGATGGATCTGAAGAAAAAGCTAAACTGGTAAGCAAGAAGAACGGGGAACGAGTTAAATTTCGTTGGGTGGCAGATGAAGACACTTCTTATTACTTCGAAATAAGGATACAGGTAGACGAGATCACTAAAGATGTGTCAATAATGATTACAGATTTTGCTGAAGAAGATGAAGTAAATGAAGGTAAAATGCTGTGGGAAAATATGATATCAGACCTTAAACAGGTTCTTGGGTCGGTTTAAAAAATCCTTTTAAATATAGTACCTTTGCCCCGTTTCTTAATTAAAACGGGGTTTTTTTATGATCAATGTTAATGGAAGTCTTATCAAAGATGACAAGGCCGGTATTTCAATTAAAAACAGGGGACTTTATTATGGTGATGCAGTCTTTGAAACCATAAGGGTCATCCACGGTAAGATCATCTTTTGGGAGGATCATTATTTTCGGTTGATGGCTTCAATGCGAATTATGAGAATGGAGATCCCTTCCAGCTTTTCACCAGAATTTCTTGAAGAAGAGATCTTGCAGATAGTAAATGAGAATGGCCTTGAAAATTCCCCGGCCAGAGTGAGAATGACGGTTTACAGAAAAGAGGGAGGTTATTATACTCCTGCCAGCCTGGACGTTGATTATATAATAACCGCCACGGCGTTGGACAACGCCTTCTATACCTTGCCAGAGGGGGATTATGAAGTGGAGCTATTTAAAGATCATTACATCAACAGCGGTTTGTTGTCTACGATAAAGACTAATAATAAAGCCGTAAACGTGCTGGGAAGTATTTTTGCAACAGAAAATGATTTCAAGAATTGTTTCCTGCTAAATGAGAATAAATCTATCGTAGAGGCCTTGAATGCAAATGTGTTTGTGGTGAATGGCAGGAAGATCAAGACACCACCACTTAAAGACGGAGCATTAAATGGAATTGTGAGGAAACAGCTTTTATCAATAGTAGGTACAATAAAGGATTTTGAAATAGAAGAAGCCTCTATTTCACCCTTTGAGCTTCAAAAGGCAGATGAGATATTTTTAACCAATGTTATCGCAGGAATACAGCCTGTAACGAAGTACCGCAAAAAAAGGTACGTTACAGATGTGGCCAGGGAACTCCTGGCTAAATTGAATGTAAAAGCAAGGTTGGGTTAATTATAACTGGGATTCTCTGGCGCATTGGACCAAAGCATATAATTACCACCTAACTCAATCATCTTATCTTTCCAAAAGGACCGGTAAGGCCTTTCAATAATGTCCCGGGCATCCTGGTGCGTTGTGATAATCCAGGAATTGGAATCCAGTTCCTCTTTTAGCTGGGGTGCATCCCAACCCGAATAACCAAGGAAAAATCTAATTTCCTTCTCAGTGATCAAACCTTTCATTATTAGCTCCTTTACCGCATCGAAGTTACCTCCCCAAAAGATCCCATTCGCAATTTCTACACTCTCCGGAATGAGGTCCGGAACCTTATGGATAAAATAAAGGTTATCCTGCTCTACAGGTCCTCCATTGTACACTTTAAAGTTCTTGTCGAGCTCGGGGATTAGCTCTCTTAAAGTGAAATCCAAAACTTTGTTGAGTATGAACCCAATAGAACCATTTTCGGAATGTTCTGCAATGAGAACTACCGAGCGGTTAAAAGAAGCATCTCCAATAATAGAAGGTTCGGCCACCAACAGGAGGCCTTTGGCTGGTTTTAAAGCTATCATAATTGATGTTCTTTTAAATAAATCTAAAGATTAAATTTACCACTGCAAATAATTTATAATAAATTTATAATAAAAAAACCCTCCTGGAGGGGAGGGTTTAAGATTTTAAGTGGGGGAATTAACTAGTTTACAGCTTTTTGTAAATCTGCTCCAGCCTTAAATTTAACTACATTTTTAGCAGCTATTTTAATAGTTTTTCCGGTTTGAGGGTTTCTTCCTTCACGTGCTGCTCTCTTAGACACAGACCATGATCCAAAACCTACTAAAGAAACGCGATCTCCTTTTTTAAGAGATTTTTCTACATTCTCCAGGAATGATTCCAGTGCTTTTTTTGCTGCTGCTTTTGAGATTCCAGCATTTTCAGCCATTGCATCGATTAAATCCGTTTTGTTCATAATTTGAATTTTAAATTAATTGTTGGTTAAACATTGCGTTAATTTGCTTTACAAATTTATATGGATTTCTCAGCCGTGCAAGTAATATCAAGGGAAATGCAGGTATTTGTTAATAACTACGGCAAATTGTTAATAACTCTACTTGATTTTTTGCAATTTTCTTCCGTTTCAGTAGTGATAAGGGTTCACAGAAGTTTGGCCCCGGCCTTGAACTTATAACCATTAAGTAGGTCCCTGCTTCTCATTTTTTTCTTTCCGGGAATTTGAATTTCCAGGATCTCCAGCATTCCATCCTTTGACGCAACTTTTAATTTTTTGTTGTCCACTAGCAAGGTGCCCGCTGGCAAAGAAGAATCCTCATCTAATATCGCGGTGCTGTAAATTTTAACCGGGGATCTTTTTCCATCTTCCTCCAATTCACTCCACGCCCCGGGATAAGGATCCAGCCCCCTTATAAAATTATAAATCGTTTTCCTTGGCAGTTCCCAATTAATCCTGGTATTTTCTTTAGTTAATTTTGGAGCTTCATTTAAGAGGGCGAATTCCTCCTGAGCCAACGGTTTTACGGTATTTTCCTTTATTTGGTCCAAAGTGGCCAACACAAGCTTGGTGCCTGTCGTCATCAATTTATCATGTAAACTCCCTGCAGTATCATTTTCTTCAATGGGAACCCCTAATTGTAAAATTACCTCTCCAGTATCTATCTTTTCATCCAGAAAAAATGTAGTGACACCGGTAGCCGTCTCTCCATTCATTATTGCCCAGTTAATAGGAGCTGCACCCCGGTATTGTGGAAGAAGGGAAGCGTGTAAATTGAATGTGCCAAATTCAGGCAGGTTCCAAACTGCTTTTGGCAGCATTCGAAAGGCTACCACCACCTGTACATTAGGATTAATTTCTTCCAGCTCTTTAAGGAAATCTGGTGATTTAAGATTTGTAGGTTGCAGTAATTTTAATCCTGCTTCTACCGCATATTTTTTAACTGCACTTTCCTGTAGCTTTCTTCCTCGGCCTGCAGGTTTATCTGGCGCTGTAATCACCCCCACTACCTTATATCCTTCCTTTATAATTCCATCTAGTACGTTAACGGCAAACTCCGGCGTACCCATAAATACTATTCGTAGCTCTCTCATTTCTTATTTAGTTTGTATGCATTTGTAGCTGTTAGCCCAATAATTCCTTTTTCCAGCATAAGCGTAAGGACCTTTAGTACTCCATTTTCAGGAAAAGGCACAATGGCAACCAGCTCCCTGGAGTTCTTTTCTCCATCCAGCAGTGCTTTCATTATCTCCTCGTAGATCTTTTTTATGGTTTCTCTTGCTACCTCCCTTTCCGGTGGAAGGCAAACAGAGCAAATCCCGCAGGCAGGAGGGGAGGGTTCTCCAAAATACCTTAACAACTGCCTGCTACGGCATTCCGAATCTGTAGAGATATAATCCAGCAGGGATTCAATTTTATCGGTTTTATTTTTATTCTGTGATTTTATATAACCTGAAAAAGGATAAATAGCCGCCTCATCTTCCCGCGGTACCAAAAATACTATGGATGCATCGTTTTGGTGGTAATCAAAATCTATAATATGGTCCTTTTCCAGATGCTGAAGAATTGCAATCACCTCCTTTTCTTTTGTTTCAGCCTTTTTGGCAATAGAACTTAAGTTAATTGGCATTTTATTCTCAAAGATCCCTCCATAAGTCCTTAGGATTGCTTTTGCGACCGCATCATATCTTTTATTCTCTTCCAGATAATTCAACAACTGCCTGTTTGAAATTATAAACTGAACGCTGGCGGTTTTCCTGAATTGCTGTGACATTTTTAGAATGCTCATTCTATCGAGCATTTGTAAAGTATTATATGTCTTTTCTGAATGTAGCTGATATTGGGTGCAAAAGTCTGAAAAATTGAAATCATATTCTTCATCCTGGCCTTCCCCATAGGCAATACGAAAATAAGATGCCAGTTTTTTATATACGTGGATCGTGAATTCCAGGTCTGGGAGCGTCTTGAGAAACTGGTTCTTTAACTGCGGGAGGTCACTTTTATTTGTGATAATAGTCGCAGTTGCAGGTTGTTCATCCCTGCCAGCCCTGCCTGCTTCCTGGAAATAGCTTTCTATACTTTCAGGAAGATTAAGGTGGATAACGTGGCGTACATTGGGTTTGTCTATTCCCATACCAAAAGCACTGGTAGCAACCATTACCTTTACTTCCTCCTTTAGCCAGGAATCCAGCCTTCCAGATTTTTCCTTTTTAGCCAATCCGCCATGAAAAGCTGCGGCAGTATAGCCATATTGCAAAAGTTCCCGTGCAACTTCGATAGTCGCGTTGCGGGTACGCACATATACTATGGCACTTTCATCCTTGTTTCTAAGGGTTTGTTGCAACCTGTACATCTTATCCTCAGCCTGGATCACCCGGTAAGCTATATTTGTGCGCTCGAGGGATGTTTTATATACCAGGGCATCCCTTAGCTCCAATTGCTTTTGTATGTCCCTTACTACTTCTGCAGTGGCCGATGCTGTAAGGGCCATAAAAGGCACTTCAGGTTTCAAATCCCTTAAAAGCGAAATATTAAGATAAGCCGGCCTAAAATCATGCCCCCACTGTGAGATGCAATGAGCCTCATCTACAGCAATAAGGTTCACATTCATTTGTTTTATACGCTGCTGGACGATATCCTGCTGCAAGCGTTCGGGTGACAGGTAAAGGAATTTATAATTCCCATAGATACAGTTATCCAGTAATGCGTCCAGCTCCTGGAAAGGTATCCCCCGGCAATGGCCAGGGCTTTTATCCCTTTTTTCTGAAGGGCTTTCACCTGGTCCTCCATAAGTGCAACCAGGGGAGAGATAACTATACCAATTCCTTCCTGTAAAAGTACAGGTATTTGAAAACAAAGGGATTTGCCTCCCCCGGTTGGCAGGAGTGCAAGGATATCCCGGCGTTTTCCCGCAGCAAGGATAATCTCTTCCTGCATAGGCCTGAAAGACTCATGGCCCCAGTATTTTTTTAGTATGTTCCCGGCCTCCTGCAAGTTTACATGGGGATGTTATTTAATATGAAATCACTGCGGTTCTCTATTGTGTTCTTAGGAACTTCAATAGGCTCGTAACCATAGGAAAGATAGGTCTTTTTTAAATGGTCGTGAATGAGAAGGGCTTGTTCAAAGCTTTCATACCTTTCATTATCTGTTTGATAGATATCCTCCCATGGCGGCAAAAGGAAGACGCGGTAATAGCTATGATCCTCACAGGCTTGCTGAAATTTTTGAGGGTACGTAGTGCCAAAATACTCCATATAGGCAACAACATCTGGGATCCCGCGATCAAGGAAAACCGTAGAAACCTCATTCAAGGATGCCTCAATATGCTGCTTAACCCTTGCTTCAAGAAGTTTTTCACTAAAGAGTATGGGCTTTTCAAGAAAAAGTTGGGAAATTCCCTGTTTTTGAGCAGCTGCAGTTATTTCCCGTGATACTTCATGGTAGCATATATATCCCTCACGTTCGAGGTGTTTAATAACCGAAGATTTACCTGTACCGGGTCCCCCGGTGATGACTATTTTTTTATTTTGCACTCCGCAAATTTCGGAATTTGTGGCAGATAAAAAAAATGGTTCACTAATTGTATATTTGCATTTAAAATGATGAAAGAGAATTAATATGGAAGCATCCAAAAATCCGGAAGAGTTTTACAAAAAATTAAAATCGCAGTTACTGGATACGGCCATGTGGCCATCAGAATATTTATATAAGTTCATAGTTCCTACCAGAAAGGAAAAAATAGAACAGATCCAGGATATTTTTGATAACATGGGGGCCGTAATTAATACCAGGAAGTCCAAAAATGGCAACTACACCAGTGTATCTGTGAATGTTCGCATGAAGAATCCAGATGCCGTTATTGCGAAATATAAAAAAGTTGGAGAAGAGGTAGAAGGGGTTATCTCTCTATAGATCAGGCTTATCTTTATAAGAAGAGGTGTTAAATAAATTTCCTTAAGTTGGATATTATTTAGTATTTTGCAACAATTATTATCTCCAAAATTTTATATCACCTTAAATTTCAATTTTGACATACGAATTAGAATACAACTCTGAGAGGAGTAAGTTAATCATACCCGAATACGGGAGGCATTTGCAAAAGATGGTGGAACACGCCATTTCTATCGAGGATGATGCAGAGCGCAATAAGGTTGCTAGATCTATTATAGCCGTAATGGGAAATATGAATCCGCATCTTAGAGATGTGCCAGACTTTCAGCATAAATTATGGGATCAATTATTTATTATAAGTGATTTCAAACTGGATGTTGAATCCCCTTTTCCAAAGCCGTCCAAAGAATTACTCGAAGAACGTCCAGATCCTATGGGATATCCTCAAAATTTCCCAAAGTACAGGTTCTATGGCAATAATATTAAGAGGATGATAGATGAGGCTGTGAAAATGGAAGATGGTGATCTTAAAGAAGCGCTTGTATATTCCATTGCCAACCATATGAAAAAATCCTACCTTAACTGGAACAGGGAAACGGTGGAAGACGAGATTATCTTTGAACATTTAAGGGAATTGAGCGGTGGTACCATAAATCTTAAGAATAAAGAAGAAGATCTTAGCGAGGCAGCAAATCTCCTTAGAGGCAATAAAAAATTCAAGAGCAGTACACCTGCCAAGAAAACCAACCGCAATCCCCGCGGTCGCAAACGTCATTAAAAACTTTTTTTAGATGGGAATTTTCCAAATTGAAGGAGGGCATGCTTTAAGTGGTGAAATACAGCCACAGGGAGCAAAAAACGAAGCCCTTCAAATACTCTGTGCAGTATTGCTAACCCCGGAGAAGGTTGTAATCAACAACATTCCAGATATAGTAGATGTAAATAAGCTTATTGCCTTACTAGGCAACCTGGGGGTAAAAATTAAAAAATTAAGTAAAGGCAGTTATAGTTTCCAGGCAGATGAGCTGAATCTTGATTACCTGGAAAGCGAAGCTTTTAAAAAAGATGGCAGTGGCCTTCGGGGATCTATTATGATCGTGGGCCCTTTACTGGGAAGGTTTGGGAAAGGATATATTCCCCGCCCGGGTGGAGATAAAATAGGACGAAGAAGGCTGGATACGCATTTTGAGGGTTTTGTGAAATTGGGAGCAAAATTTCGCTACAACAGGGAAGAGCGATTCTATGGAGTAGAAGCCCCTCAGGGTCTTACAGGGAGTTATATGCTCCTTGAAGAAGCATCGGTTACAGGAACAGCTAATATTGTTATGGCGGCTGTGTGGGCAAAAGGTACTACAACCATTTATAATGCGGCCTGTGAACCTTACCTACAACAGCTTTGTAAAATGCTTAATTCAATGGGAGCAGAGATCAAAGGAATTGGATCTAACCTGCTTACCATAGAAGGAGTAGAGAGCTTCACAGGCTGTGAGCACACCATCCTGCCAGATATGATCGAGATTGGTTCCTGGATTGGCCTTGCGGCAATGACTAAAAGCGAGATCACCATTAAGAATGTTGGATGGGAACATTTGGGGCTTATTCCAACTACTTTTAGAAAACTGGGAATTACCATTGAAAAAAGAAATGATGATATTTTCATTCCCGCCCATACAGATGGTTATGAAGTCCAGAATTTTATCGATGGATCCATTATGAACATTAGTGATGCCCCCTGGCCGGGTTTCACACCAGATTTATTGAGTATAATGCTTGTGGTTGCCACACAGGCAAGGGGTAGCGTGCTTATCCATCAAAAAATGTTCGAAAGCAGATTATTCTTCGTGGATAAATTAATAGATATGGGGGCAAAGATCATTCTTTGTGATCCACACAGGGCAACGGTTATTGGTCACGATTTTAAATCCAGCCTTAGAGCTACGACTATGACTTCGCCAGATATTAGGGCCGGGGTTTCCTTGTTAATAGCTGCCATGTCTGCCCAGGGGACTTCTACGATACACAATATAGAACAAATAGACAGGGGTTACGAAAATATAGATGAGAGGCTACGAAATATTGGAGCCAGAATTGAGCGTATAGGTTAGAAAACCACAGTAGATAAACAAAAAAGAGGCTGTCCAGTAAAGGCAGCCTCTTTTTTATTTTAAATGTTAGTTTCGAATAGGGGAGGGAGGTTAAATTGCCAAAATAGTACAAAGAATTTTCAGGCTCCAGCTTCCAGCTGCACCGCGATCCTCATTCGTTTTCGAGATAGCAATAAAAATCGTCTTAGGAACCTAATTATTAACTCCTAACTCATTATTATACGGTAAAAGAGTCTGGACCGCTACCGCTGCTAGAATATAGAACCTAGACTAAAATCTAGGCATATGGAAAACAGCACTTTACACAATTCTCAAAAGCATGAATTTTCCTTACCTATTTTGGATTCAAAACCACCCCCAGGTTGAGATTGATATAATATCTGATTATATATAGCAGGGCTTAACGTACTTTCACCTATATTTAATCGGACACCAATAACTCCTAACTCCTAACTCCTAACTCCATCAGGCCTTTTGCTCTACACGTTCCTTGTAGCCAAAGAGGTTTTGTCCCTTGATCATAGATGCGGTACGCTCTGGTAACATCTCTTCCCAGCCACTTCTTCCATCACTTATCATTTGCAGGACCTCGCGTGAGAAAATGCTAAGGATATTAGGATCATATTCTTCAATATCCACAACCTTACCATTGTATTTAAAGAATTTATACAGTTCCTTCATCCTTGGATGAACCTTAAGATTGTCGCTGGTAATAAGTTCGCCGGTGTTTGGATCTTTGAAAGGGTATAGATACACTTTTAAATCCTTAAAGAACAACTTACCAAAAGCCTCCAAAATACCTCCGCTTAGGTGCCTGTAATATTTTTCATCAAAGATGTCGACCAGGTTATTTACTCCCATAGCAAGTCCCATTCTCTCCTTAGAATATCTTGAGAAATACTCTACTACTTTGTAATACTCCTGGAAATTGGAGATCATTACGGTTTGGCCTAAGGAACAAAGCAATTCTGCCCTGTCCATAAAATCTCTTTCGTCAATTTCCCCTTCGGCTCTTAGATTAGATAAGGTAATTTCGAATATGACTTCTGTGTTCTCTTCGGAAACTTTTTTCTCCTTCACAAATAATTCAAGGGAACGTTTATACATATCCATATTCACCTTGGTCACGGGCCTGAAGCTTCCTCGCAGGGCAAGTATATTCTTTTTGTAGAGGATCTTGGCCGGCAGGACATTGTTACCATCTGGAGCGAACATTACGGCATCTGTCATCCCGTTCTTAACCAGCTGTAGACTCATCAAGCGGTTGTCTACCTGCTCAAAACGCGGCCCGGAAAAATTAATAGTATCTATCTCTATTTGATCCTTATCGATATGGTCGTATAGATAACGAAGCAATTTCTTTGGATTGTCATATTTATAATAAGCCCCATATATAAGATTTACCCCAAGAATTCCAAGCGTATTTTGTTGCAGGCGGGCATCATTTTCATGAAACCTAATGTGCAGGCTTATTTCATTATAATCCTCATTTGGATCTACCTGGTATCTTATTCCTACCCAGCCATGGCCTTTGTATTGTTTAGCAAAATCTATAGTTGCTACAGTATTGGCGTAGCTAAAGAAAAGTTTATTTGGATGTTTGTCACGGGTTATACGTTCTTCAATAAGTTTTATCTCGTGGGATAACATTTTCTTGAGCCGGGCCTCTGTCACATATCGCTTATCCTCCTCAATACCATATATAGCATCACTAAAGTCCTTGTCATAGGCACTCATAGCCTTGGCTATAGTTCCTGAAGCGCCGCCAGATCTAAAGAAGTTCCTTACGGTTTCCTGTCCAGCTCCAATTTCTGAAAAGGTCCCGTATATATTCTCATTTAAATTGATCCTTAATGCTTTACTCTTAATTGAGGGAACATTTTCAAACTCTCTGTCCCCCATAATGGTGATGGGCATAATTGTCTCTTTTAAGTCACAGTTAAGTAGGACAAAGGTACTAAAATGGCGGTCCATAGAAAAAAATATACTTACTTTTGTATAAAAAATAACAGGCTTGGAAGTAACATTTTTAGGTACCGGAACTTCACAGGGAATCCCCGTCATTGGCAGTGATCACCCCGTTTGTTTAAGCGAAGATCCAAAGGATAAACGTCTTAGGGTTTCAGTACTTGTGGAATGGGAAGGTTAT
Protein-coding sequences here:
- a CDS encoding START-like domain-containing protein, with translation MEDKVKYEMEFPIQASPSLLYNYISTPSGLSEWYADNVNSRGELFTFIWDGSEEKAKLVSKKNGERVKFRWVADEDTSYYFEIRIQVDEITKDVSIMITDFAEEDEVNEGKMLWENMISDLKQVLGSV
- a CDS encoding aminotransferase class IV, with the protein product MINVNGSLIKDDKAGISIKNRGLYYGDAVFETIRVIHGKIIFWEDHYFRLMASMRIMRMEIPSSFSPEFLEEEILQIVNENGLENSPARVRMTVYRKEGGYYTPASLDVDYIITATALDNAFYTLPEGDYEVELFKDHYINSGLLSTIKTNNKAVNVLGSIFATENDFKNCFLLNENKSIVEALNANVFVVNGRKIKTPPLKDGALNGIVRKQLLSIVGTIKDFEIEEASISPFELQKADEIFLTNVIAGIQPVTKYRKKRYVTDVARELLAKLNVKARLG
- a CDS encoding YqgE/AlgH family protein, with the protein product MIALKPAKGLLLVAEPSIIGDASFNRSVVLIAEHSENGSIGFILNKVLDFTLRELIPELDKNFKVYNGGPVEQDNLYFIHKVPDLIPESVEIANGIFWGGNFDAVKELIMKGLITEKEIRFFLGYSGWDAPQLKEELDSNSWIITTHQDARDIIERPYRSFWKDKMIELGGNYMLWSNAPENPSYN
- a CDS encoding HU family DNA-binding protein — its product is MNKTDLIDAMAENAGISKAAAKKALESFLENVEKSLKKGDRVSLVGFGSWSVSKRAAREGRNPQTGKTIKIAAKNVVKFKAGADLQKAVN
- the fmt gene encoding methionyl-tRNA formyltransferase; its protein translation is MRELRIVFMGTPEFAVNVLDGIIKEGYKVVGVITAPDKPAGRGRKLQESAVKKYAVEAGLKLLQPTNLKSPDFLKELEEINPNVQVVVAFRMLPKAVWNLPEFGTFNLHASLLPQYRGAAPINWAIMNGETATGVTTFFLDEKIDTGEVILQLGVPIEENDTAGSLHDKLMTTGTKLVLATLDQIKENTVKPLAQEEFALLNEAPKLTKENTRINWELPRKTIYNFIRGLDPYPGAWSELEEDGKRSPVKIYSTAILDEDSSLPAGTLLVDNKKLKVASKDGMLEILEIQIPGKKKMRSRDLLNGYKFKAGAKLL
- a CDS encoding RecQ family ATP-dependent DNA helicase gives rise to the protein MQQDIVQQRIKQMNVNLIAVDEAHCISQWGHDFRPAYLNISLLRDLKPEVPFMALTASATAEVVRDIQKQLELRDALVYKTSLERTNIAYRVIQAEDKMYRLQQTLRNKDESAIVYVRTRNATIEVARELLQYGYTAAAFHGGLAKKEKSGRLDSWLKEEVKVMVATSAFGMGIDKPNVRHVIHLNLPESIESYFQEAGRAGRDEQPATATIITNKSDLPQLKNQFLKTLPDLEFTIHVYKKLASYFRIAYGEGQDEEYDFNFSDFCTQYQLHSEKTYNTLQMLDRMSILKMSQQFRKTASVQFIISNRQLLNYLEENKRYDAVAKAILRTYGGIFENKMPINLSSIAKKAETKEKEVIAILQHLEKDHIIDFDYHQNDASIVFLVPREDEAAIYPFSGYIKSQNKNKTDKIESLLDYISTDSECRSRQLLRYFGEPSPPACGICSVCLPPEREVARETIKKIYEEIMKALLDGEKNSRELVAIVPFPENGVLKVLTLMLEKGIIGLTATNAYKLNKK
- a CDS encoding DEAD/DEAH box helicase; the encoded protein is MQEEIILAAGKRRDILALLPTGGGKSLCFQIPVLLQEGIGIVISPLVALMEDQVKALQKKGIKALAIAGGYLSRSWTHYWITVSMGIINSFTCHPNACSRISSSSV
- a CDS encoding AAA family ATPase, which translates into the protein MQNKKIVITGGPGTGKSSVIKHLEREGYICYHEVSREITAAAQKQGISQLFLEKPILFSEKLLEARVKQHIEASLNEVSTVFLDRGIPDVVAYMEYFGTTYPQKFQQACEDHSYYRVFLLPPWEDIYQTDNERYESFEQALLIHDHLKKTYLSYGYEPIEVPKNTIENRSDFILNNIPM
- a CDS encoding DUF493 family protein, whose translation is MEASKNPEEFYKKLKSQLLDTAMWPSEYLYKFIVPTRKEKIEQIQDIFDNMGAVINTRKSKNGNYTSVSVNVRMKNPDAVIAKYKKVGEEVEGVISL
- a CDS encoding DUF4290 domain-containing protein, whose amino-acid sequence is MTYELEYNSERSKLIIPEYGRHLQKMVEHAISIEDDAERNKVARSIIAVMGNMNPHLRDVPDFQHKLWDQLFIISDFKLDVESPFPKPSKELLEERPDPMGYPQNFPKYRFYGNNIKRMIDEAVKMEDGDLKEALVYSIANHMKKSYLNWNRETVEDEIIFEHLRELSGGTINLKNKEEDLSEAANLLRGNKKFKSSTPAKKTNRNPRGRKRH
- the murA gene encoding UDP-N-acetylglucosamine 1-carboxyvinyltransferase produces the protein MGIFQIEGGHALSGEIQPQGAKNEALQILCAVLLTPEKVVINNIPDIVDVNKLIALLGNLGVKIKKLSKGSYSFQADELNLDYLESEAFKKDGSGLRGSIMIVGPLLGRFGKGYIPRPGGDKIGRRRLDTHFEGFVKLGAKFRYNREERFYGVEAPQGLTGSYMLLEEASVTGTANIVMAAVWAKGTTTIYNAACEPYLQQLCKMLNSMGAEIKGIGSNLLTIEGVESFTGCEHTILPDMIEIGSWIGLAAMTKSEITIKNVGWEHLGLIPTTFRKLGITIEKRNDDIFIPAHTDGYEVQNFIDGSIMNISDAPWPGFTPDLLSIMLVVATQARGSVLIHQKMFESRLFFVDKLIDMGAKIILCDPHRATVIGHDFKSSLRATTMTSPDIRAGVSLLIAAMSAQGTSTIHNIEQIDRGYENIDERLRNIGARIERIG